From the Leucobacter denitrificans genome, one window contains:
- a CDS encoding GNAT family N-acetyltransferase translates to MTTPDATLKVRPIALVDEARWKELFRGYREFYRLPESEDVVARVWSWLMDPAHESESIVAESENGIVAFGNFRRFSRPSTGTVGIWLDDLFTDPNLRGKGAGRAIITRLTEIANAEGRSVVRWITADDNHQAQALYDQIATRTHWVTYDAAPAADETHEY, encoded by the coding sequence CGTCGACGAGGCGCGCTGGAAAGAGCTCTTCCGCGGGTACCGTGAGTTCTACCGTCTCCCCGAATCCGAGGATGTGGTGGCTCGAGTGTGGTCTTGGCTCATGGACCCCGCACACGAGAGCGAGTCAATCGTCGCCGAGAGCGAGAACGGCATCGTCGCGTTCGGTAATTTCCGTCGCTTCTCCCGCCCCTCAACCGGCACCGTTGGAATCTGGCTCGACGACCTCTTCACTGACCCGAACCTACGCGGCAAAGGTGCGGGCCGCGCGATCATCACAAGGCTCACTGAGATTGCGAACGCAGAGGGGCGTTCCGTGGTGCGATGGATCACCGCCGACGACAACCACCAGGCCCAGGCGTTATATGACCAGATCGCGACTCGCACACACTGGGTCACCTACGATGCTGCACCTGCAGCGGATGAGACACATGAATACTGA
- the tatA gene encoding twin-arginine translocase TatA/TatE family subunit: MFGNLSGPTLIVIIFIVLLLFGAPKLPALAKSLGQSMKILKKEVSGDDDKTAEPGTPDAGTTGTVDPESPKKPE; this comes from the coding sequence ATGTTCGGCAATTTGAGTGGCCCGACCCTCATCGTCATTATCTTCATTGTGTTGCTGTTGTTTGGTGCACCGAAGCTCCCAGCGCTCGCGAAGAGCCTCGGCCAGTCGATGAAGATCCTCAAGAAAGAGGTCTCAGGCGACGACGACAAGACAGCTGAGCCCGGTACCCCCGATGCCGGCACAACCGGCACCGTAGACCCCGAAAGCCCGAAGAAGCCCGAGTAG
- a CDS encoding twin-arginine translocase TatA/TatE family subunit — protein MIQGLTGAHLIVIVFLVLLLFGAPKLPALAKSLGQSMRILKQEVSDTGTQSESVPHSTESTESNK, from the coding sequence ATGATCCAAGGGCTTACTGGCGCGCACCTCATCGTTATCGTCTTTCTCGTGCTGCTTTTGTTTGGTGCGCCGAAGCTTCCCGCGCTTGCGAAGAGCCTCGGTCAGTCAATGAGGATCTTGAAGCAAGAGGTAAGCGACACAGGTACTCAATCTGAGTCCGTTCCTCACTCAACAGAGAGCACTGAAAGCAACAAGTAG
- a CDS encoding sterol carrier family protein — MARRRISEQDGVSALAAAVSGSDERNTLATATRFLLEELAERAPGKAVEVRVPPFGAVQCVGGLTHTRGTPPNVIEMDAVTWIGIATGRIDWDAAVDSGAVSASGSRADLAGLLPVRRIEP, encoded by the coding sequence ATGGCTAGGCGCAGAATCAGCGAGCAAGACGGGGTGAGTGCGCTCGCCGCAGCGGTGTCGGGCAGCGACGAGCGAAACACGCTGGCAACCGCAACCCGGTTTCTGCTCGAAGAACTCGCAGAGCGCGCTCCCGGCAAGGCCGTCGAGGTTCGAGTGCCTCCATTCGGGGCGGTGCAGTGCGTGGGCGGTCTCACGCACACGCGGGGTACGCCGCCGAATGTGATTGAGATGGATGCAGTGACGTGGATCGGCATCGCGACCGGCCGTATCGACTGGGACGCGGCCGTCGATTCGGGCGCTGTCAGCGCATCGGGGTCGCGAGCGGATCTCGCGGGCTTGCTCCCCGTGCGGCGGATCGAGCCCTGA
- the purD gene encoding phosphoribosylamine--glycine ligase, which translates to MKILVLGPGAREHAIVLSLISEDAGHEVVCAPGNAGVAALGVETADLAFTDPEAVAAFVADRGFDLVVVGPEAPLVAGVADPLRAAGVPVFGPDAAAAQLEGSKAFAKRIMDEAGVPTGQARKVTGTADAGSVLDEFGAPYVVKADGLAAGKGVLVTEDRDAALEHVATWAPHGEVLVEEFLDGQEVSLFFFADGHNVVPLTPAQDYKRIFDGDEGPNTGGMGAYSPLPWLPGGTEAFIDEITRTVALPTVRQLESEGTPFVGLLYCGLIVTSKGVRVIEFNARFGDPETQVVLARLESPLSAYLLAAAKGDLTAVPAPEFADEPAMIVVLASEGYPGDVTTGREITGLDDAAKVPGVHLVHAATARTDSGGWIATGGRVLGVVSRGETFAEARSRAYAAMDEIGLEGGQFRTDIAERVA; encoded by the coding sequence GTGAAGATTCTCGTCTTGGGGCCCGGCGCCCGCGAACACGCAATTGTCCTCTCCCTGATCTCAGAAGATGCGGGTCACGAAGTCGTCTGTGCGCCCGGCAACGCGGGGGTTGCGGCTCTTGGTGTTGAAACCGCTGATCTTGCGTTCACTGATCCCGAGGCTGTTGCCGCGTTCGTTGCGGATCGGGGCTTTGACCTCGTCGTCGTTGGTCCGGAGGCTCCGCTTGTTGCTGGGGTTGCCGATCCACTGCGCGCCGCAGGCGTACCCGTGTTTGGGCCTGACGCTGCGGCTGCTCAGCTCGAGGGCTCGAAGGCGTTTGCGAAGCGGATCATGGATGAGGCTGGCGTGCCCACCGGTCAGGCGCGCAAGGTGACCGGCACGGCTGACGCAGGGTCGGTGCTCGACGAGTTCGGTGCACCCTACGTGGTGAAGGCCGACGGCCTGGCCGCGGGCAAGGGCGTGCTCGTCACCGAGGATCGCGATGCGGCCCTCGAGCACGTCGCCACCTGGGCACCACACGGAGAGGTGCTCGTCGAAGAGTTTCTCGACGGCCAAGAGGTGTCGCTGTTCTTCTTCGCAGACGGCCACAACGTCGTACCGCTCACTCCGGCGCAAGACTACAAGCGCATCTTCGACGGCGATGAGGGCCCCAACACCGGCGGCATGGGCGCGTACTCGCCACTCCCCTGGCTGCCGGGCGGAACCGAAGCGTTCATCGACGAGATCACGCGCACCGTCGCGCTTCCGACCGTGCGTCAGCTCGAATCTGAGGGCACTCCGTTTGTTGGGTTGCTTTACTGCGGACTGATCGTTACGTCGAAGGGCGTGCGCGTGATCGAGTTCAACGCGAGGTTCGGCGACCCCGAAACGCAGGTCGTGCTCGCGAGACTCGAATCCCCGCTCAGCGCCTACCTGCTTGCTGCCGCGAAGGGCGACCTGACCGCGGTGCCCGCGCCTGAGTTTGCAGACGAGCCCGCAATGATTGTGGTGCTCGCGAGCGAGGGCTACCCCGGAGACGTCACGACGGGCCGCGAAATCACGGGCCTCGACGACGCTGCCAAGGTGCCGGGTGTGCACCTGGTTCACGCGGCAACGGCCCGCACTGATTCAGGGGGGTGGATCGCGACCGGCGGTCGAGTCCTCGGCGTCGTATCGCGCGGGGAGACCTTTGCAGAGGCCCGCTCACGCGCCTACGCCGCAATGGATGAGATCGGCCTCGAAGGCGGTCAGTTCAGAACCGACATCGCAGAGCGCGTCGCTTAG
- a CDS encoding SRPBCC family protein, translating to MATVGLVLARKTASAPRDLVWAHVVDAELRQVWWPGSQVEASLGGSVSEQWSDGAGDSEVVRDASGVIDVCISGHVLGFRWRDAADEFETEVLLTLRSGESTADGSADSAYPSGAVGASESTDITVSETGFGRFADASERIADAQQGWIELLTALVTTVEAAVETADSAPGENLAPYEENRSEASPDAPTSPDAEPDSTEVGEDDSEAEIDAEAEPNVEPEAELKAESEAETESESETEAELSFDDLIRGA from the coding sequence ATGGCAACAGTCGGGCTCGTTCTCGCACGCAAAACAGCAAGTGCACCTCGCGATCTCGTGTGGGCCCACGTCGTCGATGCAGAACTCAGGCAGGTGTGGTGGCCAGGCTCGCAGGTCGAGGCCTCACTCGGTGGATCGGTGTCGGAGCAGTGGAGCGACGGGGCGGGCGATTCCGAGGTCGTTCGCGACGCGAGCGGCGTTATCGACGTCTGCATTTCTGGGCACGTGCTCGGCTTCCGCTGGCGCGACGCGGCCGATGAGTTTGAAACCGAAGTGCTGCTCACGCTGCGGTCTGGCGAAAGTACCGCTGACGGTAGCGCCGACAGTGCGTACCCCTCCGGCGCCGTCGGCGCCAGCGAGAGCACCGACATCACTGTGAGTGAAACTGGCTTCGGTCGTTTCGCAGATGCGAGCGAGCGCATCGCCGACGCGCAGCAGGGGTGGATCGAGTTGCTCACCGCCCTCGTCACCACAGTCGAGGCCGCAGTTGAAACTGCCGACTCAGCGCCAGGCGAAAATCTAGCTCCATACGAAGAGAATCGCTCTGAGGCTTCGCCTGATGCTCCAACTTCGCCTGACGCTGAACCGGATTCGACCGAGGTCGGTGAAGATGACTCCGAAGCAGAAATTGATGCCGAAGCAGAGCCAAATGTTGAGCCTGAAGCTGAACTGAAAGCCGAATCCGAAGCTGAAACTGAATCTGAGTCAGAGACCGAGGCGGAACTTTCGTTCGACGACCTCATCCGCGGTGCCTGA
- a CDS encoding phosphoribosylaminoimidazolesuccinocarboxamide synthase, translated as MSERMDGVNALPAPLALDGWTHIYSGKVRDLYVPAGEDAATSTYLLVVASNRVSAFDHVLEPPIPGKGALLTALSNWWFSRIDLPNHLAGDDAPAVPEEVADRAVVTRRLEMYPVECVVRGALTGSGYKEYLETGAVCGIELPVGIADGDLLDEPIYTPAYKAPYGEHDENITFERSVELVGREVAEALRGASLKIFTAARKLAADRGVVLADTKFEFGRDPHTGELTLADEVLTSDSSRYWDASSYHDTALSGAQRLASFDKQIVRNWLKSNWDMQGTPPELPDEIVDQTYERYRELYVILTGHEPPYAPLRSADEVWGA; from the coding sequence ATGTCTGAGAGAATGGACGGTGTGAACGCACTCCCCGCACCCCTCGCCCTTGACGGATGGACACATATCTATTCAGGAAAGGTGCGTGATCTGTACGTTCCCGCGGGCGAAGACGCGGCGACGTCGACGTATCTGCTTGTCGTCGCGAGCAACCGTGTGAGCGCGTTTGATCACGTTCTCGAGCCACCGATTCCCGGCAAGGGGGCGCTGCTCACTGCGCTTTCGAACTGGTGGTTCTCGCGCATCGACCTGCCGAACCACTTGGCTGGCGACGACGCACCCGCAGTGCCCGAAGAGGTTGCGGATCGCGCGGTAGTGACCCGCCGCCTCGAGATGTACCCGGTTGAGTGCGTTGTCCGTGGGGCGCTGACGGGCTCGGGGTACAAGGAGTACCTCGAGACGGGGGCGGTGTGCGGCATCGAGCTCCCCGTGGGCATCGCTGACGGCGACCTGCTCGATGAGCCGATCTACACGCCGGCCTACAAGGCGCCCTACGGGGAGCACGACGAGAACATCACGTTCGAGCGCTCGGTCGAGCTCGTAGGTCGCGAGGTTGCGGAGGCGCTGCGCGGCGCCTCACTCAAGATCTTTACGGCAGCGCGTAAGCTCGCGGCGGATCGAGGAGTGGTGCTCGCAGACACGAAGTTTGAGTTCGGACGCGATCCGCATACTGGCGAACTCACCCTCGCTGACGAGGTACTTACGAGCGACTCGTCGCGGTACTGGGACGCGTCGAGCTACCACGACACCGCACTGAGCGGCGCGCAGAGGCTCGCGTCGTTCGACAAGCAGATCGTGCGCAACTGGTTGAAGTCTAACTGGGACATGCAGGGCACTCCCCCTGAGCTTCCCGATGAAATTGTGGATCAGACCTACGAACGCTACCGCGAACTGTATGTGATTCTTACGGGCCACGAACCCCCGTATGCACCGCTCAGGTCTGCGGACGAGGTGTGGGGCGCATAG
- the purS gene encoding phosphoribosylformylglycinamidine synthase subunit PurS, with protein sequence MPTIVVDVMPKAELLDPQGKATTGALHRLGHGSFENVRIGKRFEFTIEGEVTDAVLAEVRKVADEILSNSVIEDVVAISVDGVAAEVR encoded by the coding sequence TTGCCCACGATTGTTGTTGATGTCATGCCGAAGGCAGAACTGCTCGACCCGCAGGGTAAGGCGACCACCGGTGCGCTGCACCGACTCGGTCACGGCTCGTTCGAAAACGTGCGCATTGGTAAGCGCTTCGAGTTCACCATCGAGGGCGAAGTTACCGACGCTGTGCTCGCTGAGGTGCGCAAGGTTGCCGACGAGATCCTCTCGAACTCGGTGATTGAAGATGTCGTCGCGATCAGCGTTGACGGCGTTGCCGCAGAGGTTCGCTAA
- the purQ gene encoding phosphoribosylformylglycinamidine synthase subunit PurQ, with protein MSARIGVITFPGSLDDRDAQRAVRHVGAEPVALWHGTHDLQGVDAIILPGGFSYGDYLRPGAIAAFSPIMTEVIDAANKGMPVLGICNGFQMLVESHLLPGGLIRNAHQQFIRRDQRLVVENASTAWTNTFEAGQEIIIPLKNGDGGYIANDETLKQLEGDGLIAFRYAGINPNGSLNEIAGLTNERGNVVGLMPHPEHAIEPGFGPNTPAAMRSGVDGLGFFESALNAITARV; from the coding sequence ATGTCGGCCCGTATTGGTGTCATCACCTTCCCGGGTTCTCTCGACGACCGTGATGCGCAGCGCGCAGTTCGCCACGTAGGTGCCGAGCCGGTTGCCCTGTGGCACGGCACGCACGACCTGCAGGGCGTAGATGCGATCATTCTGCCTGGCGGATTCAGCTACGGCGACTACTTGCGCCCGGGCGCGATTGCCGCGTTCTCACCGATCATGACCGAGGTCATTGATGCTGCGAACAAGGGCATGCCCGTGCTCGGCATTTGCAACGGTTTTCAGATGCTTGTTGAGTCGCACCTGTTGCCGGGTGGGCTGATCCGCAATGCGCACCAGCAGTTCATTCGCCGCGACCAGCGCCTTGTCGTCGAGAACGCGTCTACTGCGTGGACGAACACGTTTGAGGCTGGCCAGGAGATCATCATCCCGTTGAAGAACGGCGACGGTGGGTACATTGCGAACGACGAAACCCTCAAGCAGCTTGAGGGCGACGGACTCATTGCGTTCCGCTACGCAGGCATTAACCCGAACGGTTCACTCAACGAAATTGCCGGGCTCACCAACGAGCGCGGCAACGTAGTCGGCCTCATGCCGCACCCTGAGCACGCCATTGAGCCAGGCTTTGGGCCGAATACACCGGCAGCGATGCGCTCGGGTGTCGACGGTCTCGGCTTCTTCGAGAGCGCACTGAACGCGATCACCGCGCGGGTGTAG
- the hemQ gene encoding hydrogen peroxide-dependent heme synthase, translating to MSNENEQEAFGYALFAVFRRNPASAQPADDSAGAAELERAAAAVEASGVTIRGWYDTSGLKADSDLMVWLHGPDAQAIQAALRELRRAAPIARLLPTWNAMGVHRTAEFNRAHVPGFLRGETARGWLTLYPFVRDAEWYLMPDEDRARMLADHGRKGATHTSVVANTISAFALGDYEWLLPMESDELTDLVDLMRHLRATEARRHMREETPFYTGRRIELSEVLDVLR from the coding sequence ATGAGTAACGAGAACGAGCAAGAGGCTTTCGGTTACGCGCTTTTCGCAGTCTTCAGGCGCAATCCTGCGTCGGCACAGCCAGCCGATGATTCAGCTGGTGCGGCTGAGCTCGAGCGCGCTGCTGCGGCAGTCGAGGCGAGTGGTGTGACGATCCGCGGGTGGTACGACACTTCGGGCCTCAAAGCAGATTCTGACCTCATGGTCTGGTTGCACGGACCCGACGCGCAGGCGATTCAGGCTGCACTTCGCGAACTGCGCCGGGCGGCACCGATTGCGCGCCTGCTTCCCACCTGGAACGCAATGGGCGTGCACCGTACGGCAGAGTTCAACCGCGCGCATGTTCCTGGCTTCTTGCGCGGCGAGACGGCACGCGGTTGGCTCACGCTCTACCCGTTCGTTCGCGACGCAGAGTGGTATCTCATGCCTGACGAGGATCGGGCTCGCATGCTCGCCGATCACGGGCGCAAGGGTGCGACTCACACGTCGGTTGTTGCCAACACGATCTCGGCGTTTGCGCTGGGCGACTACGAGTGGCTGCTTCCGATGGAGTCCGACGAGCTCACCGACCTCGTTGACCTCATGCGCCACCTCCGCGCGACCGAGGCGCGTCGCCACATGCGCGAGGAGACACCGTTCTACACCGGTCGTCGCATCGAGCTCAGCGAGGTACTCGACGTCCTGCGCTAG
- a CDS encoding ABC transporter ATP-binding protein yields the protein MIQLEQVGKTYAGRRVLGPIDLEIEPGGITALIGPNGAGKSTMLTIIGRLLSADTGRVTVGGLDVVASKPKELAKVVSILRQENHFMARLTVRQLVSFGRFPHSNGRPTEVDRRAIHAAIAFLDLAGMEDRFIDELSGGQRQRAFVAMVLAQDTDYVLLDEPLTGLDMRHAASMMRQLRAAADALGKTIVLVVHDVNFASAYADRIVALADGRVIASGTPDEIMQPQVLEEVFGTEVEVVQHGKHKVALYYRVEPLQPAANVAAEHEGALTT from the coding sequence ATGATCCAGCTCGAACAGGTAGGCAAGACCTACGCGGGCCGCCGAGTGCTTGGCCCGATCGACCTCGAGATTGAGCCCGGCGGCATCACAGCTCTTATCGGACCAAATGGCGCGGGCAAGTCGACGATGCTCACCATCATCGGTCGCCTGCTCTCCGCGGACACCGGTCGCGTGACAGTTGGTGGGCTCGATGTTGTCGCCTCGAAGCCGAAGGAACTCGCGAAGGTTGTTTCGATCCTTCGCCAAGAAAACCACTTCATGGCGAGGCTCACCGTGCGTCAGCTCGTGAGCTTCGGTCGCTTTCCGCACTCGAACGGCAGACCCACCGAGGTGGATCGCCGAGCGATCCACGCCGCGATCGCCTTTCTTGACCTCGCGGGCATGGAAGACCGGTTTATCGACGAGCTTTCGGGTGGCCAGCGCCAGCGTGCCTTCGTCGCCATGGTGCTCGCGCAGGATACCGATTACGTGCTGCTCGACGAGCCGCTCACCGGTCTTGATATGCGTCACGCTGCCAGCATGATGCGTCAGCTTCGGGCGGCCGCAGACGCGCTCGGCAAGACGATCGTGCTGGTGGTCCACGATGTGAACTTCGCCTCAGCATACGCCGATAGAATTGTCGCACTCGCTGACGGACGCGTTATCGCGTCTGGGACGCCCGATGAGATCATGCAACCCCAGGTGCTCGAAGAGGTCTTCGGCACCGAAGTTGAAGTGGTGCAGCACGGCAAACACAAGGTCGCGCTGTACTACCGAGTTGAACCACTACAACCCGCTGCCAATGTGGCAGCGGAACACGAAGGAGCACTCACAACATGA
- a CDS encoding iron chelate uptake ABC transporter family permease subunit, with protein sequence MVSITRLSPEGVLPDELEPEAPRWRQFLPLIIVFGVAVALAISVLVYGNPAPAGSDGFWIIVGTRLTALATIVLVAVCQSVATVLFHTASSNRILTPSILGFDALYVLTQTSLVFVFGSAAAGMEGIPKIIAQSGIMVVFATLLYGWLFSGKRANLHLLLLVGVVLGMGFGSISTFMQRLLTPSEFDILSAKLFGSIGNGNVDYLPYAAAITLLIVAYVWRKRKIYDVVALGHDVSVGLGVHYKREIVTILVLVAVLISVSVTMVGPMTFYGFLVATLAYQFARNDSHSETLPLAIGIGLVTLLGATFVLKHIFSAGGLITVIIEFVGGVLFLIVLLRKGLR encoded by the coding sequence GTGGTTAGTATTACTCGGCTGAGCCCCGAAGGTGTGCTCCCAGACGAACTCGAGCCCGAGGCCCCGCGCTGGCGGCAATTCTTGCCGCTCATCATCGTTTTCGGCGTTGCTGTTGCGCTCGCGATCTCCGTGCTTGTCTACGGCAATCCCGCGCCTGCTGGGTCAGATGGGTTTTGGATCATTGTGGGCACTCGGCTCACCGCGCTTGCCACGATCGTGCTTGTCGCGGTCTGCCAATCCGTCGCCACGGTACTGTTCCACACGGCATCATCGAACCGAATCCTCACTCCGTCGATTCTGGGCTTTGACGCGCTCTACGTGCTCACGCAGACCTCGCTCGTGTTCGTGTTTGGGTCCGCGGCTGCTGGTATGGAGGGCATCCCGAAGATCATCGCCCAGAGCGGCATCATGGTCGTCTTTGCGACGCTGCTCTACGGGTGGCTCTTCTCGGGCAAACGCGCGAATCTGCACCTACTACTGCTCGTCGGGGTCGTGCTCGGAATGGGCTTCGGATCGATCTCGACCTTCATGCAGCGGCTCCTCACACCGAGTGAGTTCGACATCTTGAGCGCCAAACTCTTCGGCAGCATCGGCAACGGCAACGTGGATTACCTGCCCTACGCCGCGGCCATCACCCTGCTCATCGTCGCGTACGTTTGGCGCAAACGAAAGATCTACGACGTCGTCGCGCTGGGGCACGACGTGTCAGTCGGCCTCGGTGTGCACTACAAGCGCGAGATCGTCACCATTCTGGTGCTCGTCGCAGTGCTCATTTCGGTGTCGGTCACCATGGTCGGCCCCATGACGTTCTACGGGTTCCTCGTCGCGACGCTCGCGTACCAGTTTGCGCGCAACGATTCGCACTCAGAAACCCTGCCTCTCGCGATCGGCATTGGCCTCGTCACGCTCCTCGGCGCAACGTTCGTGCTCAAGCACATCTTCTCCGCCGGCGGGCTCATCACCGTCATCATTGAGTTCGTTGGAGGGGTTTTGTTCCTTATTGTCCTACTGAGAAAGGGGCTGCGATGA
- a CDS encoding ABC transporter permease, with translation MSLVKDATGQSGQGTPVRKSGRSPVLPTASRVATDAAEATEVSPAPRAKVWPLALATLVVVGLLATSLFVGAYDVTNGELGAEMMWITRVPRTVALLLAGAAMAASGVVMQMLTQNRFVDATTSGTTEWASLGLLLTAIFAPAIGLAGRMAVSSAFAFVGAMTFMVILRRVVIRTTLVVPLIGIMLGAVVSAVTTFLAVQTNLLQMLGTWFMGSFTSVVRGRYEVLWVVAIVTLLVFLLADRITVAGLGKEVATSVGMRYETILIAGTALVAVAAGVTTVVVGFLPFLGLVVPNAVAMIRGDNVRSNLPWVCLGGVALVTVCDLIGRTVRAPFEVPVSMVLGLVGCVVFIAILMRSRYRG, from the coding sequence ATGAGCCTGGTGAAAGACGCCACCGGCCAGAGTGGTCAGGGAACGCCCGTTCGCAAGAGCGGGCGTTCGCCTGTTCTTCCAACCGCGAGCCGGGTGGCGACAGACGCCGCAGAAGCTACGGAAGTCTCCCCGGCACCTCGCGCGAAAGTCTGGCCCCTCGCGCTCGCAACACTCGTCGTCGTTGGCCTGCTCGCAACGTCGCTTTTCGTCGGTGCCTATGACGTCACGAATGGCGAGTTGGGCGCAGAGATGATGTGGATCACGCGCGTGCCCCGCACAGTTGCGCTCTTGCTTGCGGGTGCAGCTATGGCGGCGAGCGGCGTCGTCATGCAGATGCTCACCCAAAACAGGTTTGTTGACGCGACCACATCGGGCACTACAGAGTGGGCGTCGCTCGGACTGCTCCTCACGGCGATCTTCGCGCCGGCTATCGGTCTTGCCGGGCGCATGGCGGTCTCGAGCGCGTTCGCGTTTGTGGGTGCCATGACGTTTATGGTGATTCTGCGCAGAGTTGTGATCCGCACCACACTCGTCGTGCCCCTGATCGGCATCATGCTTGGTGCCGTGGTCAGCGCCGTCACCACATTTCTTGCCGTGCAGACGAATCTGCTGCAGATGCTCGGTACCTGGTTCATGGGCAGCTTCACGAGCGTTGTTCGCGGTCGCTATGAGGTGCTCTGGGTTGTCGCCATCGTCACGCTGCTCGTCTTTTTGCTTGCTGATCGCATCACCGTTGCGGGCCTTGGTAAAGAGGTCGCAACGAGCGTTGGCATGCGGTACGAAACGATTCTCATCGCGGGTACCGCGCTCGTTGCTGTTGCGGCGGGTGTTACGACGGTTGTCGTAGGGTTCCTGCCGTTCTTAGGGCTCGTTGTTCCGAACGCAGTGGCAATGATCCGCGGCGACAACGTGAGAAGCAACCTGCCCTGGGTGTGTCTCGGTGGCGTCGCGCTGGTGACCGTGTGCGACCTCATCGGTCGCACGGTGCGCGCTCCGTTTGAGGTGCCGGTATCGATGGTCCTCGGCCTCGTCGGGTGCGTCGTCTTCATCGCGATTCTGATGCGGAGTAGATACCGTGGTTAG
- a CDS encoding siderophore ABC transporter substrate-binding protein, whose translation MKLRHARSSRLLAVASLATAAALALSACSSSTEAAEEGEPAAATSVTITDNHGEVEVPVNPETVVALDNHVYQTLSDWDVELAAAPKGLMGTLWPEYRENDDVFDVGTHREPDLEQIVAAQPDLIIGGGRFGGSYDDIKAQNPQAVVIELAPRDGEDLVEELKRMSTALGEIFDHADEAQALNDDLDAAIAGAKEAYNGEDTVMGLITSGGKIAYAAPNDGRSVGPVFPALGLVPAIEQTAEDESHGDEISVEAIAQSNPDWLLVLDRDASFAPENRDASAVPADELIAGSEALQNVTAVQNGQIVYLDANFYLREDIQLYTELFTQLKDALSAS comes from the coding sequence GTGAAACTCCGACACGCACGCAGTTCCCGCCTGCTCGCAGTAGCATCACTCGCGACGGCAGCGGCGCTCGCCCTTTCAGCCTGCTCCTCGTCAACTGAAGCCGCGGAAGAAGGAGAGCCTGCCGCGGCCACCTCCGTGACCATCACCGACAACCACGGAGAGGTCGAGGTTCCGGTAAACCCCGAGACCGTAGTTGCACTCGACAACCACGTGTACCAGACCCTCAGCGACTGGGATGTTGAGCTTGCTGCAGCACCGAAGGGCCTGATGGGCACCCTCTGGCCTGAGTACCGCGAGAACGACGACGTATTCGACGTCGGAACGCACCGCGAACCAGACCTTGAGCAGATCGTGGCGGCGCAGCCCGATCTCATCATTGGTGGCGGCCGTTTCGGTGGATCGTACGATGACATCAAGGCCCAGAACCCGCAGGCAGTCGTTATCGAGCTCGCGCCACGTGATGGCGAAGACCTCGTTGAAGAGCTCAAGCGTATGAGCACGGCGCTCGGTGAGATCTTCGACCACGCAGATGAAGCGCAGGCGCTCAACGACGACCTCGACGCAGCGATCGCTGGCGCCAAGGAAGCCTACAACGGTGAGGATACCGTCATGGGCCTCATCACTTCGGGCGGCAAGATCGCATACGCAGCGCCGAACGATGGCCGCAGCGTTGGCCCAGTGTTCCCGGCACTCGGACTCGTGCCCGCAATCGAGCAGACTGCCGAAGACGAGTCGCACGGCGACGAGATCTCCGTTGAAGCAATCGCTCAGTCAAACCCTGACTGGCTCCTCGTTCTCGATCGCGACGCATCATTCGCACCCGAGAACCGCGATGCATCTGCGGTTCCAGCAGACGAACTCATCGCCGGTTCAGAAGCGCTCCAGAACGTTACAGCGGTGCAGAACGGTCAGATCGTGTACCTCGACGCAAACTTCTACTTGCGCGAAGATATTCAGCTCTACACCGAGCTCTTTACCCAGCTGAAGGATGCACTCTCAGCCTCATGA